The Petropleomorpha daqingensis genome includes a window with the following:
- a CDS encoding VOC family protein produces the protein MATDFQVVVDCAAPHELADWWAEALGWQVEAQDAAFIRRMIDAGYATDDETTTHNGALVWKTGAAINSPDPNRPRVLFQWVPEGKTVKNRVHLDLRVGAERREAEVARLVAAGAKELHRASQGPHEWATLADPEGNEFCVA, from the coding sequence ATGGCGACGGATTTCCAGGTGGTTGTCGACTGCGCTGCTCCGCACGAGCTCGCCGACTGGTGGGCCGAGGCCCTGGGCTGGCAGGTGGAGGCGCAGGACGCGGCGTTCATCCGCCGCATGATCGATGCCGGCTACGCGACCGACGACGAGACGACGACGCACAACGGCGCGCTGGTGTGGAAGACGGGGGCGGCGATCAACTCGCCGGACCCGAACCGCCCCCGGGTGCTGTTCCAGTGGGTCCCGGAGGGCAAGACGGTGAAGAACCGGGTGCACCTCGACCTCCGCGTGGGCGCCGAGCGCCGCGAGGCGGAGGTCGCCCGGCTGGTGGCCGCGGGCGCGAAGGAGCTGCACCGGGCCTCGCAGGGGCCGCACGAGTGGGCGACCCTCGCCGACCCGGAGGGCAACGAGTTCTGCGTCGCCTAG
- a CDS encoding MSMEG_1061 family FMN-dependent PPOX-type flavoprotein, giving the protein MENVLAGYRAPSQLVQDKEIDRIDRHCRQFIELSPFAVLSSADSDGWPEVSPRGGDPGFVRVLDEHRLALPDRQGNNRVDSLRAITGNPKLALLFFVPGIEETLKVFGTAELLPADALEVDLTEFGRPPRSVLLISVRRAYFQCAKAVMRSGLWDPARQVPRSAWPPFGEVLKDHCRLPAPLDEAEMRAELATEL; this is encoded by the coding sequence CTCGCCGGCTACCGCGCTCCGTCCCAGCTCGTGCAGGACAAGGAGATCGACCGGATCGACCGGCACTGCCGGCAGTTCATCGAGCTGTCGCCGTTCGCCGTGCTGTCCTCGGCCGACTCCGACGGGTGGCCCGAGGTCTCCCCGCGCGGCGGCGACCCGGGCTTCGTCAGGGTGCTCGACGAGCACCGGCTGGCGCTGCCCGACCGGCAGGGCAACAACCGGGTCGACAGCCTGCGCGCGATCACCGGCAACCCGAAGCTGGCGCTGCTGTTCTTCGTGCCCGGCATCGAGGAGACCCTGAAGGTCTTCGGGACGGCGGAGCTGCTGCCGGCCGACGCGCTCGAGGTGGACCTCACCGAGTTCGGCCGCCCGCCGCGGTCGGTGCTGCTGATCTCCGTGCGGCGGGCGTACTTCCAGTGCGCCAAGGCCGTGATGCGCTCCGGGCTGTGGGACCCGGCGCGGCAGGTGCCGCGGTCGGCGTGGCCGCCCTTCGGCGAGGTGCTCAAGGACCACTGCCGGCTGCCCGCTCCGCTGGACGAGGCCGAGATGAGAGCGGAACTCGCCACCGAGCTGTGA